In the Flagellimonas sp. HMM57 genome, one interval contains:
- a CDS encoding nuclear transport factor 2 family protein: MRTKRALSIIVLLSLNFYACNHSGNTKKTIPNLENDHSVKALFLSTIEGFNQGNLKLFLANFSDEIHMYGTDGNYVGKEALRKRFAKLFQKFPNMKMEIPELKLKMLSEKVVLVDFQWKLYPMGQGPKYSGIGTGIYLFENDSWSEILEIERTMQVDKELIP; this comes from the coding sequence ATGAGAACAAAACGAGCATTAAGTATTATTGTATTGCTGTCACTGAATTTTTATGCCTGTAATCATTCTGGGAACACTAAGAAAACCATACCAAATTTAGAAAATGACCATTCCGTTAAAGCGTTGTTTCTATCTACTATAGAAGGTTTCAACCAAGGAAATCTAAAGTTGTTCCTTGCCAATTTTTCCGATGAAATCCATATGTATGGCACTGATGGCAATTATGTTGGAAAGGAAGCATTGCGAAAGCGTTTTGCCAAGCTGTTCCAAAAATTTCCAAATATGAAAATGGAGATCCCCGAGCTGAAACTTAAAATGCTTTCGGAAAAGGTAGTACTGGTCGACTTTCAATGGAAATTATATCCTATGGGCCAGGGGCCTAAATATAGTGGTATAGGCACTGGAATATATCTTTTTGAAAATGATTCGTGGTCCGAGATTCTCGAAATAGAAAGAACAATGCAAGTTGATAAGGAGTTAATTCCATAG
- a CDS encoding CPBP family intramembrane glutamic endopeptidase, with amino-acid sequence MTRQRIVLLSPFLIIVINLLTACFFGCVIGKWAFVPMILIGWGLWSFFILRFGGINSIKKWLTRPEASLGWGLLALLIGLIPLPIFILHSASLKEWEVWFPWIVLALINPWIEEFYWRGLLSDYTKHWPIWVSILFGSTLFAVNHIAFGINSEVNRGVELIISTFIMGLVWALLHHTTKSLRWAIFSHFLVDFFNLSAPAFLDLFEKGNW; translated from the coding sequence ATGACCCGTCAAAGAATTGTTCTCTTATCGCCTTTTCTCATCATAGTCATTAATCTATTGACAGCCTGTTTTTTTGGTTGCGTGATAGGAAAATGGGCCTTTGTTCCCATGATTTTGATAGGATGGGGACTATGGTCCTTCTTCATTTTAAGATTTGGGGGAATCAACTCCATCAAAAAATGGTTGACAAGGCCCGAAGCTTCTTTGGGATGGGGCTTGTTGGCGTTACTTATCGGACTTATTCCCCTACCAATTTTCATTCTACATTCAGCGAGCCTAAAAGAATGGGAAGTCTGGTTCCCTTGGATAGTATTGGCACTTATTAACCCATGGATTGAAGAATTTTATTGGCGAGGATTGCTATCCGATTACACAAAACATTGGCCTATATGGGTTTCGATACTGTTTGGCAGTACCCTATTTGCCGTAAATCATATCGCTTTTGGCATCAACTCAGAAGTCAATCGAGGAGTGGAATTGATTATTTCCACGTTTATTATGGGTCTGGTCTGGGCCCTCTTGCACCATACAACAAAAAGTTTGCGATGGGCTATTTTTTCTCACTTCTTGGTGGACTTTTTCAATCTATCCGCTCCAGCTTTTTTGGACCTTTTTGAAAAAGGTAACTGGTGA